In Vagococcus hydrophili, one DNA window encodes the following:
- the hslV gene encoding ATP-dependent protease subunit HslV, with protein sequence MGYTTFHSTTICAVEKDGKFAMAGDGQVTMGESVVMKGTARKVRRIYNDEVIVGFAGSVADAFNLEEKFEGKLNEYKGNLMRAAVELAMEWRSDKMMQKLEAMLIVMNDKEMLVVSGTGEVIAPDDGILAIGSGGNYALAAARALKSNGKEELTAGEIAQAALHVAGDICVYTNHNIIVEEF encoded by the coding sequence ATGGGATACACAACATTTCATTCAACAACAATCTGTGCTGTTGAAAAAGACGGCAAATTTGCAATGGCAGGAGACGGCCAAGTAACAATGGGCGAATCTGTCGTGATGAAAGGAACAGCAAGAAAAGTTCGTCGAATTTATAATGATGAAGTTATTGTTGGGTTTGCTGGAAGTGTGGCAGATGCCTTTAACCTAGAAGAAAAATTTGAAGGTAAATTAAATGAATATAAAGGCAATTTAATGCGAGCAGCCGTTGAACTTGCCATGGAGTGGCGCAGCGACAAGATGATGCAAAAACTTGAAGCCATGTTAATCGTGATGAACGACAAAGAGATGTTGGTTGTTTCAGGAACAGGAGAAGTTATCGCACCAGATGATGGTATTTTAGCAATCGGCTCAGGTGGCAACTATGCTTTAGCAGCTGCAAGAGCCTTAAAATCAAATGGTAAAGAAGAATTAACGGCAGGTGAGATTGCTCAAGCGGCGTTGCATGTTGCAGGAGACATCTGTGTTTATACAAATCATAATATTATTGTAGAAGAATTTTAA
- the rpsU gene encoding 30S ribosomal protein S21: MSKTVVRKNESLDDALRRFKRSVSKTGTLQEYRKREFYEKPSVKRKKKSEAARKRKKF; the protein is encoded by the coding sequence ATGTCAAAAACTGTTGTTCGTAAGAACGAATCATTAGATGACGCTCTTCGTCGCTTTAAACGTTCCGTTTCAAAAACTGGTACTTTACAAGAATACCGCAAGCGTGAATTTTACGAAAAGCCAAGTGTTAAGCGTAAGAAAAAGTCTGAAGCTGCAAGAAAGCGTAAAAAATTCTAG
- a CDS encoding aldose 1-epimerase family protein: MSVILESKSSRVCINEKGAEVCSFVLKETNLEYIWQADETYWARHAPVLFPFVGKLKGDSYTYNNESYTMNQHGFARDMVFIVEHQEKDSATFLLKSSEETLKNYPFHFELRLIYRLVDNDLTIAYQVETQSEEMYFGIGGHPAFNIPLVKGTNFNDYYLHFAPSKSRFLLPLEGAFINLAEKTLAQTNTSIQVERRIFEKDALVLETKGENAFSILSDVTNHGVVVSYDNLPYVGIWSPFPKEAPFVCIEPWAGIADTTDATGKIEDKKGMNLIHPGDVFERSYKISIK, translated from the coding sequence ATGTCAGTTATTTTGGAGAGTAAAAGTAGTCGTGTTTGCATTAATGAAAAAGGGGCAGAGGTTTGTAGTTTTGTACTCAAAGAAACCAACTTAGAGTATATTTGGCAAGCAGATGAAACCTATTGGGCAAGACATGCTCCTGTTCTATTTCCTTTTGTAGGTAAATTAAAGGGTGATAGTTATACGTATAACAATGAATCCTATACGATGAATCAACACGGATTTGCACGAGATATGGTATTTATTGTGGAACATCAAGAAAAGGATAGTGCAACGTTTTTACTAAAAAGTAGTGAAGAAACATTGAAAAACTATCCCTTTCACTTTGAACTTAGACTAATTTACCGATTGGTTGATAATGATTTAACCATTGCTTATCAAGTGGAAACTCAATCAGAGGAAATGTATTTTGGTATCGGTGGTCATCCTGCCTTTAATATTCCACTTGTTAAAGGAACAAACTTTAATGATTATTACTTACATTTTGCTCCTTCAAAATCCCGATTTTTATTACCTTTAGAGGGTGCCTTTATCAATCTAGCTGAAAAAACATTGGCTCAAACAAATACTTCCATTCAAGTGGAAAGACGTATTTTCGAAAAAGATGCACTTGTGTTAGAAACTAAGGGAGAAAATGCCTTTTCAATTTTATCAGATGTAACGAATCACGGGGTTGTGGTGTCGTATGATAATCTACCGTACGTTGGTATTTGGTCCCCATTCCCTAAAGAAGCCCCTTTTGTGTGCATTGAACCTTGGGCAGGAATTGCTGATACAACAGATGCTACAGGTAAAATTGAAGATAAAAAAGGGATGAATTTAATTCACCCTGGAGATGTGTTTGAAAGAAGTTATAAAATATCAATTAAATAA
- a CDS encoding pyruvate, water dikinase regulatory protein — translation MTNNQIYMYIISDSAGETASKLAHASIAQYDQLDVDVQLLKQTFIENPSDLMCALEEAKELNAIVLQTLISEDLVQLSNEYCKENNLFTIDALSPIVNEVKKRTGIEPSRVPGALHFLNENYFERINAMEFAVKYDDGKDPRGFLEADILLLGVSRTSKTPLSLFLANKNLKVANLPLIPEAHIPPQIWEVDPKKIVGLTNDPKILNAIREDRMRSYGLRPNTAYSDIGKIKDELKFANELYEKIGCLIINVAQRSIEETASIILTELDLEDHSYFC, via the coding sequence ATGACCAATAACCAAATTTATATGTACATTATTTCTGATTCAGCTGGAGAAACAGCCTCAAAGCTTGCCCACGCCTCAATTGCTCAGTACGATCAATTAGACGTTGACGTTCAACTTTTAAAGCAGACATTCATAGAAAACCCTAGCGATTTAATGTGCGCTTTAGAAGAGGCGAAAGAACTAAATGCAATCGTTCTACAAACCTTAATCTCTGAAGACCTCGTTCAATTATCAAATGAGTATTGTAAAGAAAATAATTTATTTACAATTGACGCCTTATCACCTATCGTTAACGAAGTCAAAAAAAGAACAGGTATCGAACCTAGTCGCGTACCTGGTGCTCTTCATTTCTTAAATGAAAATTATTTTGAAAGAATTAACGCCATGGAATTTGCGGTAAAGTATGATGATGGTAAAGATCCTCGAGGCTTTTTAGAAGCTGACATTTTATTATTAGGTGTTTCAAGAACGTCTAAAACACCTCTCAGCTTATTCCTAGCCAATAAAAATTTAAAAGTAGCTAACTTACCATTAATACCAGAGGCTCATATTCCTCCTCAGATTTGGGAAGTAGACCCTAAAAAAATTGTTGGTCTGACAAATGATCCAAAAATTTTAAACGCAATCCGAGAAGACCGTATGCGCTCATATGGGTTAAGACCAAATACCGCGTATTCTGATATTGGTAAAATTAAAGATGAATTAAAATTTGCTAATGAGTTATACGAAAAAATCGGCTGCCTCATTATCAACGTTGCTCAACGCTCAATCGAAGAAACAGCCTCCATCATTTTAACTGAACTCGATCTAGAAGATCACAGCTATTTCTGTTAA
- the ybeY gene encoding rRNA maturation RNase YbeY codes for MDITIVDKTNKITDEQLKLVSDIIDFASETPSLELADDTEMSVTFVTNEEIHEINRKYREKDAPTDVISFALEDEGIDEMSLDFSKFGIPRNLGDIIVSVEKITEQANEFNHSFERELGFLVVHGFLHLNGYDHMTEPDEKEMFGLQRKILDDYGLKR; via the coding sequence ATGGACATTACGATTGTTGATAAAACAAATAAAATAACTGATGAACAATTAAAATTGGTAAGTGATATCATTGATTTTGCCTCAGAAACCCCAAGTTTAGAGTTAGCAGATGACACTGAAATGTCAGTAACTTTTGTAACGAATGAGGAGATTCATGAAATCAACCGGAAGTATCGTGAAAAAGATGCCCCAACAGATGTCATTAGTTTTGCTTTAGAAGATGAGGGCATTGATGAAATGTCCCTTGATTTTTCTAAATTTGGTATTCCTAGAAATTTAGGAGATATTATTGTCTCAGTCGAAAAAATTACAGAACAAGCTAATGAATTCAATCATTCTTTTGAACGTGAGTTAGGTTTTTTAGTTGTCCATGGTTTTTTACATTTAAATGGATACGATCATATGACTGAACCAGATGAAAAAGAAATGTTTGGTCTGCAAAGAAAGATCTTAGATGATTATGGACTTAAGAGATAG
- a CDS encoding HD family phosphohydrolase, which translates to MKLDIKKIPNLLDKKFIPVILIVMSIVLFVFMRGSVEQKQKVFKEGQLAEETIRANKTVENKSETEEKQRLAVESVSPEYTYDSTKSDAQEALVAKLFEMVEKTNADAEKTYNENVSKAKDKKTVSEVSVEEKIPMLKSQFEKLNPNDLAYFQSYPDSFYEQLFSYSTSDLKRVKEESASVIGEVMNRKIRNTNLQTEKQTAKERLQYIDITTTMRQSVNTIIDKTVVVNEVANEKATEQMKENAKNNVQPVMIYQGEIIVREAEQIDSKAMEKIKMLGLTNQSTSVFPMLALVLTLILQLSLIYFISKTEDDEENVMKNIIFYACSILISIFFMKLLYLFQKDTFSNVSLLFPSAFVPVILTMFMSRKWGLLVAMFQSIFSIFIFYNLAGTTSLLVITLFYAFSGCIATFLVRKRIESQLKSAFFLLIIVPFVFIAILTAYQGLDFGDSKTLTSLFIASAGGIFSFILSIGLHPYIELLFTDDSVIILNELSNPNQPLLKRLLQEAPGTYHHSMMVASLSANAVAEIGGRSLLTRVACYYHDIGKIKHANFFVENLPDGVENPHNFLLPSDSKEIIFSHVTEGVKILEEAKMPQFVIDVCQQHHGTTLMKYFYIKEQERNADTIEETFRYPGPKPQSREAGVINIADSAEAAVRAMDHPTNQKIAEFVHGLIRSRLDDGQLNESGLTLNEIAIIEKSIVDGLCSTFHSRIKYPKMKSEAEKMKQEQEGRKV; encoded by the coding sequence ATGAAACTCGATATAAAGAAAATACCGAATTTATTAGATAAAAAGTTTATTCCGGTAATTTTAATTGTCATGTCAATTGTTTTGTTTGTTTTTATGCGCGGGAGTGTTGAGCAAAAACAAAAAGTATTTAAAGAAGGTCAGTTGGCAGAAGAAACAATTCGGGCAAATAAGACGGTTGAAAATAAATCTGAGACAGAAGAAAAGCAACGCTTGGCGGTTGAAAGTGTTTCTCCGGAATATACCTATGATTCCACTAAATCAGACGCTCAAGAAGCTTTGGTAGCAAAACTATTTGAAATGGTTGAAAAAACTAATGCTGATGCAGAGAAAACTTACAATGAAAATGTAAGTAAAGCCAAAGATAAAAAAACTGTTAGTGAAGTTAGTGTAGAGGAAAAAATACCTATGCTAAAATCACAGTTTGAAAAGCTAAACCCAAATGATTTAGCTTATTTTCAATCTTACCCAGATTCTTTCTATGAACAACTTTTTTCTTATTCAACAAGTGATTTGAAGCGTGTTAAAGAAGAAAGTGCATCAGTTATTGGCGAGGTGATGAATCGTAAAATTAGAAATACTAATTTACAAACAGAAAAACAAACTGCTAAGGAGCGTCTTCAATATATTGATATCACGACAACCATGAGGCAATCAGTGAATACAATCATTGATAAAACCGTTGTCGTAAATGAAGTGGCAAATGAAAAAGCAACTGAGCAAATGAAAGAAAATGCTAAGAATAACGTTCAACCTGTCATGATTTATCAAGGTGAGATTATTGTTCGAGAAGCTGAACAAATTGATTCTAAAGCAATGGAAAAAATAAAAATGTTAGGTTTAACGAATCAATCAACTTCTGTTTTTCCAATGTTAGCTCTTGTTTTAACGTTAATTTTACAGTTGTCGTTGATTTATTTCATTTCTAAAACAGAAGACGATGAAGAAAACGTCATGAAGAATATTATTTTTTATGCTTGTAGTATTTTAATCTCGATCTTCTTTATGAAGTTACTCTATCTTTTCCAAAAAGATACGTTTAGTAATGTCTCTCTTCTTTTCCCATCAGCATTCGTTCCAGTTATTTTAACAATGTTTATGAGCCGTAAATGGGGACTTTTAGTAGCGATGTTCCAATCAATCTTTTCAATTTTTATTTTCTATAATTTGGCAGGAACAACATCCTTGTTAGTTATCACTTTATTCTACGCATTTAGTGGATGTATTGCGACTTTCTTAGTTAGAAAAAGGATTGAGTCACAGCTTAAGTCGGCTTTCTTTTTACTGATAATTGTGCCTTTTGTATTTATCGCTATTTTAACCGCATATCAAGGGTTAGACTTTGGGGATAGTAAGACCTTAACTAGTTTATTTATCGCCTCAGCAGGCGGAATTTTCTCGTTTATCTTATCCATTGGTCTCCATCCTTATATAGAGTTGTTATTTACAGATGATAGCGTGATTATATTAAACGAATTGAGTAATCCAAACCAACCCTTATTGAAACGATTGCTCCAAGAAGCACCGGGGACCTATCATCATAGTATGATGGTAGCAAGTCTGAGTGCCAATGCGGTAGCTGAAATTGGTGGCAGATCACTCTTAACACGAGTGGCTTGTTATTATCATGATATTGGGAAAATTAAACATGCTAACTTTTTCGTGGAAAATTTACCTGATGGCGTTGAGAACCCACATAATTTCTTATTACCTTCTGATAGTAAAGAAATTATTTTTAGTCATGTGACTGAAGGGGTTAAAATTTTAGAGGAAGCTAAAATGCCACAGTTTGTAATTGATGTGTGTCAGCAACATCACGGGACAACTTTAATGAAATATTTTTATATTAAAGAACAAGAAAGAAATGCCGATACAATCGAGGAAACTTTTAGATATCCAGGACCTAAACCTCAATCAAGAGAAGCCGGAGTTATCAATATTGCCGACAGTGCTGAAGCAGCTGTCAGGGCAATGGATCACCCAACGAATCAGAAAATTGCTGAGTTTGTACATGGTCTCATTCGCTCGAGACTTGATGATGGACAATTAAACGAAAGTGGCTTAACATTAAACGAAATTGCTATCATTGAAAAATCAATTGTAGATGGCTTATGTAGCACCTTCCATTCAAGGATTAAATATCCAAAAATGAAGTCAGAAGCAGAAAAAATGAAACAAGAGCAGGAAGGAAGAAAAGTTTAA
- a CDS encoding Fur family transcriptional regulator, translating to MKENGYKYTKKREEILLFLIQENRYLGAIEVFDFMNKKHSGISYDTIYRNLRDFTTMGLLEETELMGEKKVRFHCDVSSCHEHSHHHHFICTSCGATKEVNLCPMTFFDEQLPDCEIESHRFEILGKCQKCLKKH from the coding sequence ATGAAAGAAAATGGTTATAAATATACTAAAAAAAGAGAAGAAATCCTCCTTTTTTTGATTCAAGAGAACAGATATCTTGGAGCAATCGAAGTTTTTGACTTTATGAATAAAAAACATTCAGGGATTAGTTACGATACAATTTATCGAAATTTAAGAGATTTTACGACAATGGGATTACTGGAAGAAACCGAATTAATGGGTGAAAAAAAAGTTCGTTTTCATTGTGATGTGTCTAGTTGTCACGAACATTCGCACCATCATCACTTTATTTGTACAAGTTGTGGAGCGACAAAAGAAGTCAATTTATGCCCGATGACCTTCTTTGATGAGCAACTTCCAGACTGTGAAATTGAGTCTCACAGGTTCGAAATTTTAGGAAAATGTCAAAAATGCTTAAAAAAACACTGA
- a CDS encoding PhoH family protein → MANVDEKSIDIILSEQVEVNEIFGAHDKHLTMLEEYLNLTITSRGEVIKITGIEPNVTYAHEILKNIQKLALRGHKINTTDIITAVQMAKKEDLANFLSLYEKTIIKDSKGTPIRVKNTGQKNYVEAIKRNDVVFGFGPAGTGKTFLAVCMAVAALKNGEVEKIILTRPAVEAGESLGFLPGDLQEKVNPYLRPIYDALYLILGMEHTNRLMERGVIEIAPLAYMRGRTLEEAFVILDEAQNTTKSQMKMFLTRLGNQSKMIINGDPTQIDLPKSIPSGLIHAESILRDIKKIKFIEFSTNDVVRHPVVADIIKAYSND, encoded by the coding sequence TTGGCAAATGTAGATGAAAAATCAATTGATATTATTTTAAGTGAACAAGTTGAGGTTAACGAAATATTCGGGGCTCACGATAAGCATTTAACCATGTTAGAGGAATACTTAAATTTAACTATTACGAGTCGTGGTGAAGTGATTAAAATTACGGGGATTGAACCCAATGTAACCTACGCTCATGAAATTTTAAAAAATATTCAAAAATTAGCTTTACGAGGACACAAAATAAATACCACAGATATTATTACAGCTGTCCAAATGGCAAAAAAAGAAGATTTAGCTAATTTTTTATCTTTGTACGAAAAAACAATTATTAAAGATTCAAAAGGAACGCCAATAAGAGTTAAAAATACAGGGCAAAAAAATTACGTAGAAGCCATCAAAAGAAATGATGTTGTTTTTGGTTTTGGTCCAGCAGGTACCGGTAAAACATTTTTAGCTGTTTGTATGGCTGTTGCGGCACTTAAAAATGGTGAAGTTGAAAAAATTATTTTAACGCGTCCAGCCGTTGAAGCAGGAGAGAGCTTAGGTTTTCTACCTGGGGACTTACAAGAAAAAGTAAATCCTTATTTAAGACCGATTTATGATGCGCTGTACCTTATATTAGGGATGGAGCACACCAATCGCTTAATGGAGCGTGGCGTTATTGAAATTGCTCCTCTTGCTTATATGAGAGGACGAACATTAGAAGAAGCCTTTGTTATTCTTGATGAGGCACAAAATACAACGAAATCACAAATGAAAATGTTTTTAACCAGATTAGGTAACCAATCTAAAATGATTATTAATGGGGACCCGACACAAATCGATTTACCCAAAAGTATACCAAGTGGTTTAATCCATGCTGAGAGTATTTTGAGAGATATTAAAAAAATTAAATTTATTGAATTTTCTACAAATGATGTTGTTAGACATCCTGTAGTAGCCGATATAATTAAAGCCTATTCTAATGATTAA
- the era gene encoding GTPase Era, whose translation MYKEGFKSGFVAIIGRPNVGKSTLLNRIVAQKIAIMSDKAQTTRNKIQGVYTTKEEQIVFIDTPGIHKPKTRLGDFMVETAYSALREVDAVLFMVSADQPRGRGDDFIIERLRNVKAPVYLIINKIDTVKPDDLLPIIKDYQDEFKFTEVIPISATEGNNVETLLTTLVGDLPEGPQFYPEDQVTDHPEYFIVSELIREKVLHLTEQEVPHSIAVVTESMKRDEFDKVHIQASIIVERDSQKGIIIGKGGKMLKNIGVKSRKDIENLLGDKVYLELWVKVQKNWRDKQKDLQNFGYREMDY comes from the coding sequence ATGTATAAAGAAGGTTTCAAGTCTGGTTTTGTCGCGATTATTGGACGTCCAAATGTTGGTAAATCAACATTGCTAAATAGAATTGTGGCTCAAAAAATTGCGATTATGAGTGACAAAGCACAAACAACACGTAATAAAATTCAAGGTGTCTACACTACAAAAGAAGAACAAATTGTTTTCATCGATACACCTGGTATCCACAAACCTAAAACGAGACTAGGTGATTTTATGGTAGAGACGGCTTATAGTGCTTTACGTGAAGTAGATGCTGTTTTATTCATGGTAAGTGCGGATCAACCACGAGGACGTGGTGATGATTTTATTATTGAGCGTTTAAGAAATGTGAAAGCACCTGTCTATTTAATTATTAATAAAATTGATACAGTAAAACCTGACGATTTATTACCAATCATTAAAGATTATCAAGATGAATTTAAATTTACTGAAGTTATTCCAATTTCTGCAACAGAAGGAAATAATGTGGAAACACTTTTAACAACTCTTGTAGGAGATCTTCCAGAAGGTCCTCAGTTTTACCCAGAGGATCAAGTGACGGATCATCCAGAGTACTTTATTGTTTCTGAATTAATTCGTGAGAAGGTTCTTCATTTAACTGAACAAGAAGTCCCTCACTCGATTGCAGTGGTAACAGAAAGTATGAAACGTGATGAATTTGATAAAGTTCATATCCAAGCTTCTATTATCGTTGAACGAGATAGTCAAAAAGGTATTATCATCGGTAAAGGTGGTAAAATGCTTAAAAATATTGGTGTGAAAAGTCGTAAAGATATTGAGAACTTACTTGGAGATAAGGTTTACCTTGAATTATGGGTAAAAGTTCAAAAAAATTGGCGCGATAAACAAAAAGACTTACAAAACTTTGGTTACCGTGAAATGGATTACTAA
- a CDS encoding diacylglycerol kinase family protein, translating into MIMDLRDRKQTRKNKSFLESLKHALAGLLTVLKEERNMKYHLLLTALSVMMSLFFNISRIEWLFVLVSIFMVLITETINTAFETVVDLVTNHEYALLAKKVKDMAAGAVFLSAILASLIGAIIFIPKIWQLII; encoded by the coding sequence ATGATTATGGACTTAAGAGATAGAAAACAAACAAGAAAGAACAAATCATTTTTAGAATCATTGAAACATGCGTTAGCTGGTTTACTCACTGTTTTAAAAGAAGAGCGGAACATGAAGTATCACTTGCTATTAACAGCGTTGTCTGTCATGATGAGTTTGTTTTTCAATATAAGTAGGATAGAATGGTTGTTTGTCTTAGTTTCCATTTTCATGGTTTTAATTACTGAAACAATCAACACGGCTTTTGAGACAGTGGTCGATTTAGTTACCAATCACGAGTACGCTCTCTTAGCAAAAAAAGTCAAAGATATGGCTGCTGGAGCAGTGTTTTTAAGTGCCATCTTAGCTAGTTTAATAGGTGCCATTATTTTTATACCTAAAATATGGCAATTGATAATATAA
- the codY gene encoding GTP-sensing pleiotropic transcriptional regulator CodY, whose protein sequence is MDTLLAKTRMINELLQKENTFSLSSDLPYNQMADTLGDILDCNAYIINKEGVVLGYIVLHDFNNERVKSMLLEQKFPRSYIRGISYVDLTKENIKIDSEMTVFPIELREETGFIEAYTTVVPIYGAGERLGTIILGRLETPFNSNDLVLAEYSATVVGMQILYQQSREIEKRVRESTNVKMAIGTLSFSETKAIKAIFNVLEGTEGRITASTIADEIGITRSVIVNALRKLESAGIVETRSLGMKGTYIKITNDRFKEELNKENII, encoded by the coding sequence ATGGATACACTACTAGCAAAAACACGAATGATTAATGAACTATTGCAAAAGGAAAACACATTCAGTTTGTCATCTGATTTGCCTTATAATCAGATGGCTGACACATTGGGTGATATTTTAGATTGTAATGCGTATATTATTAACAAAGAAGGCGTCGTTTTAGGGTATATCGTTCTTCATGATTTTAATAATGAGCGTGTCAAAAGCATGTTACTAGAACAAAAGTTTCCTAGATCATATATTCGCGGAATTTCTTATGTTGATTTAACCAAGGAAAATATTAAAATCGATAGTGAAATGACTGTTTTTCCAATTGAACTGCGGGAAGAAACAGGGTTTATCGAAGCTTATACAACAGTTGTACCAATATATGGTGCTGGAGAACGTCTAGGGACGATTATTCTAGGAAGATTAGAAACACCTTTTAATTCTAATGATCTTGTTCTAGCAGAATACAGTGCTACAGTTGTGGGTATGCAAATTTTATATCAACAATCTCGTGAAATTGAAAAAAGAGTCAGAGAATCAACAAACGTTAAAATGGCTATTGGGACATTATCGTTTAGTGAAACTAAGGCAATTAAAGCAATTTTTAATGTCTTGGAAGGAACAGAAGGCCGCATTACAGCCTCAACAATTGCTGATGAGATTGGTATTACTCGTTCTGTGATTGTTAATGCTCTAAGAAAATTAGAGTCTGCAGGGATTGTCGAAACTAGATCTTTAGGAATGAAAGGTACCTATATCAAAATTACTAATGATCGTTTCAAAGAAGAATTAAACAAAGAAAACATTATTTAG
- a CDS encoding GatB/YqeY domain-containing protein, protein MSLLNTLNDDIKLAMKSKDKESLAILRMIKTAIQNEQISKGDDLSPEEELTLVSREMKQRKEALIEFEKAGRQDLVEQAESGISIVARYLPEQLSDDELKVIIVEAIASVNATSMKDFGQVMGAVMPKTKGKADGQKINALVKELIS, encoded by the coding sequence ATGTCACTTTTAAATACGTTAAATGATGATATCAAATTAGCGATGAAAAGCAAGGATAAGGAGTCTTTAGCCATTCTTAGAATGATTAAAACTGCTATCCAAAACGAGCAAATCAGTAAGGGAGATGATTTATCTCCTGAAGAAGAGCTGACTTTAGTGTCTCGTGAAATGAAACAAAGGAAAGAAGCACTGATCGAGTTTGAAAAAGCTGGTCGTCAAGATTTAGTGGAACAAGCTGAAAGTGGTATTTCTATTGTTGCTCGTTATTTGCCAGAACAGCTTTCAGATGATGAGCTTAAGGTTATTATTGTAGAGGCTATTGCTTCTGTGAACGCAACATCGATGAAGGATTTTGGTCAGGTAATGGGTGCAGTGATGCCGAAAACAAAAGGCAAAGCTGACGGACAAAAAATTAATGCTTTAGTTAAAGAATTAATATCTTAA
- the hslU gene encoding ATP-dependent protease ATPase subunit HslU, with translation MTTTTNQKTPREIVSDLDKYIIGQHTAKKSVSVALRNRYRRMQLDEDMQQEITPKNLLMIGPTGVGKTEIARRLAKIVNAPFVKVEATKFTEVGYVGRDVESMIRDLVESSIVIVKKEQYSSVYSQALKKAEERLVKLLVPGIKKEQKKNTNQFDMMMNMMNGMGNNQEEEKEEINDTIRVSRETVQSQLEKGMLENREITIEVEEKKTAPAMNNGLEQMGIDLNDTLSALTPKKKVKRTLTVKEAREILINEESEKLVNDADIHSEAIRLAQNHGIVFIDEFDKITSKSENSGQVSREGVQRDILPIVEGSLVNTKYGTISTDHILFIASGAFHLSKPSDLIPELQGRFPIRVELDDLTAEDFIKILTEPDNALVKQYIALLATENIKVTFTKEAIERIANIAFSVNSETDNIGARRLHTILEKLLEDLLFESPDMQMGEITITESYVNEKLDHIATDKDLSRYIL, from the coding sequence ATGACAACGACAACTAATCAAAAAACACCTAGAGAAATCGTCTCAGATTTAGATAAATATATTATTGGACAACACACTGCAAAAAAATCAGTGTCTGTTGCTTTAAGAAATAGATACCGTCGTATGCAATTAGATGAAGATATGCAACAAGAAATTACACCTAAAAATCTGTTAATGATCGGACCAACAGGTGTTGGTAAAACAGAAATTGCCCGTCGATTAGCTAAAATCGTGAATGCCCCTTTTGTTAAGGTGGAAGCAACGAAATTTACTGAAGTCGGCTATGTTGGTCGTGACGTGGAATCAATGATTCGTGATTTAGTCGAATCAAGTATTGTGATTGTTAAAAAAGAACAATACAGCAGTGTTTATTCTCAAGCGTTGAAAAAAGCTGAAGAGAGATTGGTTAAATTATTGGTTCCAGGAATTAAAAAGGAACAAAAGAAAAATACCAATCAGTTTGATATGATGATGAACATGATGAATGGTATGGGAAATAACCAAGAAGAAGAAAAAGAGGAAATCAACGACACAATTCGTGTCAGTCGTGAGACAGTTCAATCACAACTTGAAAAAGGCATGCTTGAAAATCGTGAAATTACGATTGAAGTTGAAGAAAAGAAAACAGCCCCTGCAATGAATAACGGCTTAGAACAAATGGGAATTGATTTAAACGATACCTTAAGCGCTCTAACACCTAAGAAAAAAGTGAAACGTACGTTGACTGTCAAAGAAGCTCGTGAGATTTTAATTAATGAAGAATCTGAAAAATTAGTCAATGATGCTGATATTCATAGTGAAGCAATTCGTTTAGCTCAAAACCACGGTATTGTTTTCATTGATGAGTTTGATAAAATCACATCAAAATCAGAAAATTCTGGTCAAGTCTCAAGAGAAGGCGTTCAACGTGATATTTTACCAATCGTTGAAGGCTCACTTGTTAATACAAAATACGGAACAATCTCAACAGATCATATCTTGTTTATCGCATCAGGTGCGTTCCATTTAAGTAAACCAAGCGATTTAATTCCTGAGCTGCAAGGGCGCTTCCCGATTAGAGTGGAATTAGATGATTTAACAGCTGAAGACTTTATCAAAATCTTAACAGAGCCTGATAACGCGCTTGTGAAGCAATATATTGCGCTTTTAGCTACGGAGAATATAAAAGTAACTTTTACGAAAGAAGCTATCGAGAGAATCGCTAACATCGCGTTTAGCGTGAACAGTGAAACGGATAATATTGGAGCGAGACGTTTACATACGATTCTTGAAAAATTACTTGAAGATTTATTATTTGAATCACCAGATATGCAAATGGGAGAAATTACTATAACAGAGAGCTATGTGAATGAAAAATTAGATCATATTGCAACTGACAAAGATTTAAGTCGTTATATTCTATAA